A region from the Thermodesulfobacteriota bacterium genome encodes:
- a CDS encoding response regulator encodes MYNILIIDDEKRMRDSLKVLLSGEGYEVETADSCQSGIECLKKGIYALVVTDLVTPRLTGFEVMDHVAKHCPETLVIAMTGYASLDSAVEAMRRGAYDYIVKPFNFDVMKLTVKRAIDRVNLSRRVRKTEEKYKLLVEEINDGYFVLQDKKLVYANKTFAGMLGYKPEDITGRDVTYFIGLGTYPKFEQLLLTKNGDSVQEEFHFKSKEGADVPVEIRVTRTYTDDQPSLVGICRDIRERKALWDKIIRSEKLASLGGLIAGIAHELNNKLTPVLAYAELMGDSTLDPQNRRRIEIVANSAMGAKKVVESLLLFARQEKPQRKRIDINEVIHNALNLLQYQFKNEKIALRLDLKTDLPDIFADFHQMEQVFLNIIKNAFQAMDGTGGQLTICSLSDEKDIIVEISDTGIGISPEIQPIIFDPFFTTKAEGKGTGLGLSLCHGIVQEHGGEISVTSEPGRTAFQVKLPLNRPEADRGQDRYSSGDSTEREARKTILVIDDEESISLLLSELLEGKYEVARVSNGHEALKVMADREFDLIISDIKMPGMDGMEFFKWIETNKPLYKRKIVFTTGVTFDAEVHAFLEGTKNPYLTKPFKIAQLMEAVETTLMKSNE; translated from the coding sequence ATGTATAATATTTTGATTATTGATGACGAAAAACGGATGCGTGACAGCCTCAAGGTGCTTCTTTCGGGTGAGGGTTACGAGGTTGAAACCGCCGATAGTTGTCAGAGCGGCATAGAGTGTCTGAAGAAAGGCATTTATGCCTTGGTGGTTACGGATTTGGTTACTCCCCGATTGACCGGCTTTGAGGTGATGGATCATGTGGCCAAACATTGTCCTGAAACCTTAGTTATTGCTATGACCGGTTATGCCTCTCTGGACTCGGCCGTAGAGGCTATGCGCAGAGGCGCTTATGACTATATAGTTAAGCCTTTCAATTTTGACGTCATGAAATTGACGGTGAAGAGGGCTATAGATCGGGTCAACCTTTCCCGGCGGGTCAGGAAAACTGAAGAAAAATATAAATTGCTCGTAGAAGAAATAAACGATGGTTACTTTGTCTTACAGGATAAGAAATTGGTATATGCGAACAAGACCTTTGCCGGCATGTTGGGTTATAAACCGGAAGATATAACAGGCCGGGATGTTACATATTTTATCGGCCTTGGGACTTATCCTAAATTTGAGCAGTTACTATTGACTAAAAATGGAGATTCTGTCCAGGAGGAGTTTCATTTTAAAAGTAAAGAAGGGGCAGATGTCCCTGTAGAGATTCGGGTGACGCGGACTTATACGGATGATCAGCCTTCTCTGGTAGGGATATGCCGGGACATAAGAGAAAGAAAGGCATTATGGGATAAGATAATACGTTCGGAGAAACTGGCCTCACTAGGGGGACTTATTGCCGGGATCGCCCATGAATTAAACAACAAACTTACTCCGGTTCTGGCCTATGCTGAGCTGATGGGGGATTCTACGCTGGATCCTCAGAACCGGCGGCGAATTGAGATTGTCGCTAATTCGGCTATGGGAGCTAAAAAGGTCGTGGAATCGCTTCTCCTCTTCGCCCGTCAGGAAAAACCGCAGAGAAAGCGTATTGACATCAATGAAGTCATCCATAACGCCCTAAACTTGTTACAATATCAGTTTAAGAATGAAAAAATCGCCCTGAGACTGGATCTTAAAACTGATCTGCCGGATATCTTTGCCGATTTTCATCAAATGGAACAGGTTTTCCTGAATATAATCAAAAATGCCTTCCAGGCCATGGATGGGACAGGCGGACAATTAACCATTTGTTCGTTGAGTGATGAGAAAGATATTATAGTAGAAATTTCAGACACAGGTATCGGCATTTCCCCGGAAATCCAGCCGATTATCTTTGATCCGTTTTTTACCACTAAGGCCGAAGGCAAGGGCACAGGTTTAGGATTAAGTCTTTGTCATGGCATCGTGCAGGAGCATGGAGGCGAAATATCAGTAACCAGCGAGCCGGGCCGGACGGCCTTTCAGGTCAAATTACCCTTAAACAGGCCTGAAGCCGACCGCGGACAAGATAGATATTCATCCGGCGATAGTACGGAAAGAGAGGCCCGTAAGACCATCCTGGTTATTGATGATGAGGAAAGCATCTCCCTTCTTTTAAGTGAACTGCTGGAAGGTAAATATGAGGTCGCAAGGGTGTCGAACGGGCATGAGGCATTAAAGGTGATGGCGGACAGGGAATTCGATTTAATTATATCGGATATTAAAATGCCCGGTATGGATGGTATGGAATTTTTTAAATGGATTGAGACGAACAAGCCGTTGTATAAAAGGAAAATAGTCTTTACCACAGGAGTTACATTTGACGCGGAAGTCCACGCCTTTCTGGAGGGCACAAAAAACCCTTATCTTACTAAACCCTTCAAGATCGCCCAGCTTATGGAGGCCGTAGAGACGACATTAATGAAGAGTAACGAGTGA
- a CDS encoding HDOD domain-containing protein: MTGDIYSQIKSSGYLPPLPQVVAELMRATLSDKTSISDIAKIIQRDPSLTGYVLKVVNSPFYGLSRKITTPSQAIVILGLRAVQNISLTASVFQTFSGVKTKSAFSVERFWWHSLACALTNKHLSEEVGYDNSEEAFVAGLLHDIGKLVLYTNFSSDYEIVVKKHREGENLIVTEESFFGTNHADIGGWLLDSWNLQPFMVDAVRYHHRPLKRIVTALSLVKTTYLANVLSHALFETGVEAGLGEEAELVSKSLGVPLDYIDQLSEKLSKDIEELAECMGISVETPGLSRSPSISYGQLDDLSEKKQKEICAAIKDVSLLLGMLRALLEARDREEAIDIIFEALSILFSFESALLMLVDNNGHTLVGKRAFGTKQDDLAEKIIIQLDKDGSIWQEALTSKCIARSREFFRNHSYTIIDEQIGNLLKAKDFIVIPLIHAGEIFGVLALCAEKSWDESQESLLQVLAVHAAGALKTHNLRERLFEADRLNKTIVYHAPIGLISLDKDGRIMRFNPMAKKVFEIPAARSMTGLNICDVFDVQSDILKERFAPLLSGRYQEISPFEYRAPSGKTYWLCGKGVPLEDRNSLKGFLILMEDVTERIRAEETMQKYAASLEERVKIKTRALEESQAQLLRAARLAATGRLARRVAHEVNNPLGIIRNYLQIMSLKMPEDDPKKESMRIIDEEISRIASIIQQLVDFSRAEMVNLQRLDINNLLQDLVKIMRESYQEQGITMILDLSESPAYANVDIDKIKQVFINLIKNAAEAMPDGGEIRLATRLRDKDGRNLVAVEVADTGAGIPDDVKKHIFEPFYSSKGLSNSGLGLSVSYGIIKALGGDISVESAVGKGTTFTIFLPAG, from the coding sequence TTGACCGGAGATATTTACAGCCAGATCAAATCCTCAGGATACTTGCCTCCACTTCCTCAGGTTGTGGCCGAACTCATGCGGGCCACCCTGAGTGATAAAACTTCTATAAGCGATATAGCCAAAATAATCCAGCGAGATCCTTCCCTTACCGGTTATGTGCTAAAGGTCGTAAATTCTCCCTTTTATGGTCTAAGCCGGAAGATTACCACGCCTTCTCAGGCCATCGTGATCCTGGGTCTCAGGGCCGTTCAGAATATCAGCCTGACCGCTTCTGTCTTCCAGACCTTTAGTGGGGTGAAAACAAAAAGCGCCTTTAGTGTCGAGCGATTCTGGTGGCATTCCCTGGCCTGCGCCCTGACCAACAAGCATCTGTCCGAAGAGGTCGGTTATGACAACAGCGAAGAGGCTTTTGTGGCCGGACTGTTGCACGATATCGGCAAACTGGTTCTCTATACAAACTTTAGCAGTGATTATGAAATAGTAGTCAAGAAACATCGGGAAGGAGAGAACCTGATTGTAACGGAAGAGAGCTTCTTTGGAACCAACCATGCGGATATTGGCGGATGGCTTCTGGATTCGTGGAACCTCCAGCCATTCATGGTGGATGCGGTTCGTTATCATCACCGGCCTCTTAAGAGAATAGTAACCGCCCTGTCCTTAGTCAAGACAACTTATCTGGCCAATGTGCTATCGCATGCCCTATTTGAAACCGGCGTTGAGGCCGGGCTTGGGGAAGAAGCGGAACTGGTGAGTAAATCACTGGGGGTTCCCTTAGATTATATAGATCAATTAAGCGAAAAACTGTCCAAGGATATTGAAGAACTTGCGGAGTGTATGGGTATCTCGGTTGAGACCCCCGGTCTTTCGCGCTCTCCGTCTATTAGTTACGGACAGTTGGATGATCTTTCAGAGAAGAAACAGAAAGAGATATGCGCTGCTATTAAGGATGTTTCACTTTTATTAGGGATGTTAAGAGCGCTCCTAGAGGCCAGGGATCGTGAAGAGGCTATTGATATAATCTTTGAGGCCCTTTCTATCCTGTTTTCCTTTGAATCGGCCCTTCTCATGCTGGTGGATAATAATGGACACACGCTGGTCGGCAAAAGGGCCTTCGGCACCAAACAGGACGACCTGGCTGAAAAGATAATCATTCAACTGGATAAAGACGGCAGTATCTGGCAGGAGGCTTTGACCTCAAAGTGCATAGCCCGCTCCAGGGAATTTTTTCGCAACCATTCATACACTATAATAGACGAACAGATCGGGAATCTCCTCAAGGCCAAAGATTTTATTGTTATTCCGCTGATACACGCGGGAGAAATCTTTGGCGTGCTGGCTCTGTGTGCGGAAAAATCATGGGATGAATCACAAGAGAGCTTACTGCAGGTGTTGGCCGTTCACGCGGCCGGCGCCTTAAAAACGCATAATCTTAGGGAGCGGTTATTTGAAGCCGACCGCCTTAATAAAACTATAGTCTATCACGCCCCGATCGGCCTTATCTCCCTGGATAAGGACGGGAGGATTATGCGTTTTAACCCGATGGCTAAAAAAGTCTTTGAGATACCGGCCGCCAGGAGCATGACCGGCCTTAATATCTGTGATGTTTTCGATGTGCAGTCAGATATTCTTAAGGAAAGGTTCGCGCCGCTCCTTTCCGGGCGTTATCAGGAGATATCTCCTTTTGAATATCGTGCTCCATCCGGCAAAACCTATTGGTTATGCGGCAAGGGGGTGCCCTTGGAAGACCGGAACTCCCTTAAAGGCTTTTTGATCCTGATGGAAGATGTGACCGAACGCATCCGGGCCGAAGAGACCATGCAGAAGTATGCCGCTTCCTTAGAGGAGCGGGTAAAAATAAAGACCCGGGCCCTGGAAGAAAGTCAGGCCCAGCTCTTGCGTGCCGCGCGTCTTGCCGCTACCGGACGTCTTGCCCGCAGGGTAGCCCATGAAGTGAATAATCCGCTGGGTATAATACGCAACTATTTACAAATTATGAGCCTCAAGATGCCGGAAGACGATCCGAAGAAGGAATCAATGCGTATTATAGATGAAGAAATAAGTCGTATCGCTTCCATAATTCAACAGTTAGTAGATTTTTCCCGGGCGGAGATGGTTAACCTCCAGCGCCTGGATATTAATAATCTTCTTCAGGACCTGGTCAAGATTATGCGGGAATCTTATCAAGAGCAGGGTATTACCATGATTTTAGATTTGTCAGAGAGCCCGGCTTATGCTAATGTGGATATTGATAAGATCAAGCAGGTCTTTATTAACCTGATCAAGAATGCGGCGGAGGCCATGCCGGACGGCGGCGAGATCCGGTTAGCTACGCGCCTGAGGGATAAAGATGGAAGGAATCTGGTGGCCGTTGAGGTGGCTGATACAGGAGCCGGTATCCCTGACGACGTCAAAAAACATATATTTGAACCTTTCTACAGCAGTAAGGGATTATCTAATTCCGGACTCGGGCTTTCAGTTTCTTATGGTATCATCAAGGCCTTAGGCGGCGACATTTCGGTGGAGAGCGCCGTAGGGAAGGGTACAACCTTTACCATTTTTCTGCCGGCGGGTTGA
- a CDS encoding response regulator, whose product MNGNTDRNIHILIVEDEKNIGDLLKESLSSDDRSITVSYDGAEAIRELKRKKYDLVITDIMLPGASGIDVLREAKTLYPHSMVIIITGYASLETAIEAVREGAYDYLRKPFRLDEIKIAVNNACEKIRLIRENSLLMHNLKQAYAELKRFDEAEKRQAKADGANIGRSELRSNSLDIFPRHVIPPSYFEGEEGIKKILTDMERIVRLKNAGLLDEDEFSLCKKLLLEMAK is encoded by the coding sequence ATGAATGGAAATACTGATAGAAATATCCATATCCTTATTGTTGAGGACGAAAAGAACATTGGTGATCTTCTAAAGGAGAGCCTTTCGTCTGACGATCGTAGCATAACGGTTTCATACGATGGGGCGGAGGCTATCCGCGAGCTTAAACGGAAGAAGTATGACTTGGTGATAACGGATATTATGCTGCCCGGCGCAAGCGGGATAGATGTTCTTCGCGAGGCCAAAACCCTTTATCCGCACAGTATGGTTATCATTATTACCGGCTACGCCTCCCTGGAGACGGCCATAGAAGCAGTCAGGGAAGGGGCCTATGACTACCTGCGCAAACCATTTCGACTGGACGAAATAAAGATAGCTGTTAACAACGCCTGCGAAAAGATAAGACTTATAAGGGAAAATAGTCTTTTAATGCATAATCTGAAACAGGCGTATGCCGAGTTAAAGAGATTTGATGAGGCCGAGAAGAGACAGGCAAAAGCTGATGGGGCGAATATCGGAAGATCTGAGTTAAGATCAAATTCTTTGGACATATTCCCCCGGCATGTTATTCCGCCTTCATATTTTGAGGGGGAGGAGGGGATCAAAAAGATTCTGACCGACATGGAGAGGATTGTTCGCCTGAAGAATGCCGGCTTATTGGATGAAGACGAGTTTAGCCTTTGTAAGAAACTGCTGCTTGAGATGGCCAAGTAA
- the fliS gene encoding flagellar export chaperone FliS, producing MKYPKGIRAYKNTAIGTADQKDLILICYDEVLRSLQVGKECYFKKEFEEKARQFIRAQGFISELLCSLNMEAGGEIARNLSAIYKFCLQHIVQGDVSGNMRAIDDIIKMLSELRSAWAQLDMRPQVESRPEEVTGEAREFSVGA from the coding sequence ATGAAGTACCCTAAAGGCATTAGAGCTTATAAAAATACAGCAATAGGGACGGCCGACCAGAAGGATCTAATCCTTATTTGCTACGATGAGGTCCTAAGGTCTCTCCAGGTCGGAAAGGAGTGTTATTTCAAGAAGGAATTTGAGGAAAAAGCAAGGCAATTTATCCGGGCGCAGGGTTTTATATCAGAGCTGTTGTGTTCGCTGAACATGGAAGCCGGCGGCGAGATTGCCCGGAACTTAAGCGCTATTTACAAGTTCTGCTTGCAGCATATTGTGCAAGGTGACGTAAGTGGAAATATGAGGGCTATTGATGATATTATTAAGATGCTTTCGGAACTCAGATCCGCCTGGGCGCAGCTTGATATGAGGCCCCAGGTTGAGTCCCGGCCTGAGGAAGTAACCGGTGAGGCCAGGGAATTTAGTGTGGGGGCCTGA
- a CDS encoding ATP-binding protein yields MEDKLIQEVIRQHYMSGIGRLMKGVAHNMNGPLQVLSIQVELLKKIMAEGGGILADLGALSFSGEGGKLLKDLESKQEICVKKIGQLEEELERLHGMTDFIVNRCGASEENNTSMVDLNEVIKDEVILLHADLFFKHKVRKTLKLKESLPLIPARYPDLSQALNHILQNAIEAIIDAEEREIIVETGLNGGNVFVSVQDTGCGIPPSAKEKLFTPFYTTKLHPHPGLGLFLARKILEPLRAKFKVESEPGMTRVAVFFPYKKKEKM; encoded by the coding sequence TTGGAAGATAAATTAATACAGGAAGTAATCCGTCAGCATTATATGTCCGGTATCGGGCGGTTAATGAAGGGCGTGGCCCATAATATGAATGGGCCCTTACAGGTTCTATCTATTCAGGTTGAACTTTTGAAAAAAATAATGGCCGAAGGGGGGGGGATTTTAGCTGACCTGGGCGCATTATCTTTCTCCGGCGAGGGTGGAAAACTTCTGAAGGATCTCGAGAGTAAACAAGAGATATGCGTTAAGAAGATCGGACAACTGGAAGAGGAGTTGGAGCGGCTGCATGGCATGACGGATTTTATTGTTAACCGGTGCGGCGCAAGCGAAGAGAACAATACCAGTATGGTGGACCTCAATGAGGTAATAAAAGATGAGGTCATCCTCCTGCACGCAGACCTATTTTTTAAGCATAAGGTCAGGAAGACACTAAAGTTAAAGGAATCTTTACCTCTGATCCCTGCCCGGTATCCGGACTTGAGCCAGGCACTGAATCACATTCTCCAAAACGCAATAGAAGCGATTATTGACGCAGAGGAACGGGAAATCATCGTTGAAACCGGTCTGAATGGCGGTAATGTCTTTGTTTCTGTACAGGATACGGGTTGCGGGATACCTCCTTCAGCCAAAGAGAAGCTCTTTACCCCGTTTTATACTACTAAACTTCACCCCCATCCCGGACTTGGTTTGTTTTTGGCCAGGAAGATATTGGAACCGTTAAGAGCAAAGTTTAAGGTCGAAAGCGAACCGGGAATGACCCGGGTGGCGGTGTTTTTCCCCTATAAAAAGAAGGAGAAAATGTGA
- a CDS encoding flagellar motor protein MotB — translation MGKKKKHEEHVNHERWLVSYADFITLLFAFFVTMYASSRVDGQKMGYVMDSIQRAFGAIPLSEISGGGRSVMPGANVPAQPSFVSDKGAGYEEKIKKAAEEIKKSLEAKEKGLNQAVSISIDERGMVISIADKVFFDIGRATIREDIKPVLDEIAQTLLRAPNHIRIEGHTDNVPINTPQFPSNWELSTARASAIIRHLLTYHPFDPRKLSAAGYGEYRPVVPNDNEDGRSKNRRVDIVILRSGAGEKPE, via the coding sequence ATGGGCAAAAAGAAAAAACACGAAGAACACGTCAATCATGAACGATGGCTGGTCTCATATGCGGACTTCATCACCCTGCTGTTCGCCTTTTTTGTCACCATGTACGCCTCGTCCCGCGTGGATGGCCAAAAGATGGGCTATGTTATGGACTCCATCCAGCGGGCCTTCGGCGCTATCCCCCTGTCGGAGATAAGCGGAGGGGGCAGAAGTGTAATGCCTGGTGCAAACGTCCCCGCTCAACCCAGTTTCGTGAGCGATAAGGGCGCGGGTTATGAAGAAAAAATTAAGAAGGCCGCCGAAGAAATCAAAAAATCTCTGGAGGCCAAGGAGAAGGGATTAAATCAGGCCGTCAGCATCTCTATCGATGAACGTGGCATGGTTATCAGTATTGCGGACAAGGTATTTTTTGATATCGGCCGGGCCACCATCCGCGAAGATATAAAACCCGTTCTGGACGAGATAGCCCAAACCCTCTTAAGAGCGCCTAATCACATCCGTATTGAAGGGCACACGGACAATGTACCCATCAATACACCCCAATTCCCATCCAACTGGGAATTATCAACTGCCCGGGCCTCAGCAATCATCCGGCATCTCTTAACATACCATCCGTTTGACCCCAGGAAACTGTCAGCGGCCGGCTACGGCGAATATCGCCCGGTAGTCCCGAACGATAATGAAGATGGACGGTCTAAAAATAGACGGGTGGATATAGTTATACTGCGCTCAGGGGCGGGAGAAAAACCAGAATAA
- a CDS encoding protein phosphatase CheZ codes for MKLGDEKTMDELVRQIGQYVAETLEPTFRVTLETEIGKALDRAINEGRFYKYMSGEFQKGITGLFKEISDFKKTTVQTESSCLPDAQENAEKMLSEASTQLDYVFKSTEEAATKILDIIEKNMGVQERISTLLEKEGAKVSSNGFVGELKAINTEIQNDYVEIMTTLSFQDLTGQRIKKVVGFLSFIENEVLRLLISTGMKIKEKAAYPDKDTEQIISEAEARADITLKGPQDGTSQADIDKLLADLGL; via the coding sequence ATGAAGCTTGGAGATGAAAAAACCATGGATGAGTTGGTGCGGCAGATTGGTCAATACGTTGCCGAGACCCTGGAACCTACCTTTCGCGTTACACTGGAGACAGAGATAGGCAAGGCGCTGGACCGGGCTATAAATGAAGGCCGGTTCTATAAATACATGAGCGGGGAATTTCAAAAAGGGATAACCGGACTGTTCAAAGAAATATCTGACTTCAAAAAGACAACCGTTCAAACCGAATCCTCCTGCCTTCCGGATGCCCAGGAGAATGCCGAGAAGATGCTGTCAGAGGCATCCACCCAATTGGATTATGTCTTTAAATCTACAGAGGAAGCGGCCACCAAGATACTGGACATCATAGAGAAGAACATGGGGGTCCAGGAAAGGATATCGACTCTTCTGGAAAAAGAAGGGGCAAAGGTTTCCAGTAATGGTTTTGTTGGGGAGCTTAAGGCTATAAACACAGAGATACAGAATGATTATGTAGAGATTATGACTACCTTAAGCTTCCAGGATCTTACCGGGCAACGCATCAAAAAGGTTGTGGGATTTTTATCATTTATTGAAAATGAAGTGCTGCGCCTGTTGATCTCAACCGGGATGAAGATAAAGGAGAAAGCGGCCTATCCGGATAAAGACACAGAGCAGATCATCTCTGAGGCCGAAGCCAGGGCAGATATCACTTTAAAAGGACCGCAAGACGGGACAAGCCAGGCGGACATAGATAAGTTATTGGCTGACCTGGGTCTTTAG
- a CDS encoding flagellar motor protein, translating to MDIATIIGLILGVGAIVGGQILEGGHLGSITQGTAAVIVFGGTLGAVFVSFPLKDIIGAVKSIGTVLSEPKEEPYQIIAQITSFANKARKEGILSLEKDAQDIQHPFLKKALMLAIDGIEPKSIRETMETELEYTEEYGAVAGKIFESAGGYSPTIGIIGAVLGLIHVMENLDDPSKLGPGIAVAFVATVYGVGAANLIFLPIGNKLKLRNRDGIITKEMMLEGVVAVSIGENPRIIEEKLKSFLSEAAKEKPLPQTVREKG from the coding sequence ATGGATATAGCAACCATTATCGGCTTAATCTTAGGCGTAGGCGCCATAGTCGGCGGACAGATACTGGAAGGCGGCCACCTGGGCAGCATCACACAGGGAACCGCGGCCGTCATTGTTTTCGGGGGGACATTGGGGGCTGTATTTGTCAGCTTTCCCCTTAAGGATATCATCGGCGCTGTAAAAAGTATCGGCACCGTCCTGAGCGAACCGAAAGAAGAACCTTATCAAATTATCGCCCAGATAACCAGTTTTGCCAATAAGGCCCGCAAAGAAGGGATACTATCCCTGGAAAAAGACGCCCAGGATATACAGCACCCCTTCCTGAAAAAGGCCCTCATGCTGGCCATTGACGGTATCGAGCCAAAGTCTATTCGCGAGACCATGGAAACGGAATTAGAATATACAGAAGAATACGGCGCTGTAGCCGGCAAGATATTTGAGTCAGCCGGCGGGTATTCGCCAACCATTGGCATCATAGGGGCGGTCTTGGGGCTGATTCATGTTATGGAGAACCTTGATGACCCGAGCAAGCTGGGGCCTGGGATTGCCGTAGCCTTCGTGGCTACCGTCTATGGGGTGGGCGCGGCCAATCTGATCTTCCTGCCCATCGGCAATAAATTAAAACTAAGGAACCGCGACGGTATAATTACTAAGGAAATGATGCTGGAAGGGGTGGTGGCCGTCTCCATCGGTGAGAATCCACGCATTATTGAAGAAAAGCTTAAATCCTTCCTGTCTGAGGCCGCCAAAGAAAAACCGCTGCCTCAGACCGTACGCGAAAAAGGATAG
- a CDS encoding response regulator, giving the protein MDKSLNVMVVDDDAVICETLREFFLALGDYEVFTAHDGYEAFDLLNKVEMDCIFVDFMMPGMSGLQFLEKVKTHDKSILVVVMTGYPSHDAIIEAMRKGASDFLTKPFKLDEIRIALERLARERSILKENIFLSEELKEKKALEDLNKRLEKKIREQSILFMIGDTLSKVHRTEELYQKIVEMACQLVDAEKSFFMLADMEKGEMVLIAAQGIDKEEYIGRWAAPLKGNMIGQVILEGVPLILKDIQKHSGPKLDFLPQGIKGTLITIPFKIRNETFGALTVTGKKTGDVFSEEDLFILFLLAEKSSLTVENLILYESVMLNLHATLRALVSTLEAKDPYTRSHSGRVTAYAIKIARALGLKQEEIDSIAFAGYLHDIGKIGIRDDILLKPGKLLAQEYDIIKKHPVIGENIVKHLGLLPKEKAIIRHHHERWDGKGYPDGLKGEDIPLLSRILAVADAYDALTSNRPYRKAKSRSEAIRILQENRFIQFDGQGVDILVGILEEEGNTKEIKKGSKRQHMSIA; this is encoded by the coding sequence ATGGACAAGTCTTTAAATGTGATGGTAGTTGACGACGATGCGGTCATCTGCGAGACGCTGCGGGAATTTTTTCTTGCCCTGGGCGATTACGAGGTATTTACGGCCCATGATGGTTACGAGGCCTTTGATCTGCTGAATAAAGTAGAGATGGACTGTATTTTTGTTGATTTCATGATGCCGGGCATGAGCGGGTTGCAGTTCCTGGAGAAGGTGAAGACCCATGACAAGTCTATTCTAGTCGTAGTTATGACCGGATATCCTTCCCATGACGCCATTATTGAGGCTATGCGTAAGGGCGCCTCAGATTTTTTAACCAAGCCGTTTAAATTAGACGAGATAAGAATAGCCCTAGAAAGGCTGGCCCGGGAGCGTTCCATCTTAAAAGAAAATATATTCTTAAGCGAGGAACTCAAAGAGAAGAAGGCCCTGGAGGACCTTAATAAACGATTAGAGAAAAAAATCAGAGAGCAGTCTATACTCTTTATGATCGGTGATACCCTGAGCAAGGTTCATCGCACCGAGGAACTTTATCAAAAAATAGTTGAGATGGCCTGTCAATTGGTGGACGCTGAAAAATCATTTTTCATGCTGGCCGATATGGAGAAGGGAGAGATGGTGCTTATTGCTGCCCAGGGTATTGATAAAGAGGAATATATCGGTAGATGGGCGGCCCCATTAAAAGGCAATATGATCGGGCAGGTTATCTTAGAGGGCGTGCCCTTGATTTTAAAGGACATCCAGAAACATAGCGGTCCCAAGCTGGATTTTTTGCCCCAAGGTATCAAGGGGACGCTTATTACTATCCCGTTTAAAATCCGCAATGAGACCTTTGGCGCTTTAACTGTGACCGGGAAGAAGACGGGGGATGTTTTTTCTGAAGAAGACCTTTTTATCCTCTTTTTACTGGCAGAGAAGTCTTCCCTGACCGTAGAAAATTTGATCTTATATGAAAGCGTGATGTTAAACCTCCACGCCACATTAAGGGCACTGGTCAGTACGCTGGAGGCGAAAGACCCTTATACCAGAAGTCATTCGGGACGGGTAACCGCTTATGCCATAAAGATAGCCAGGGCCTTGGGACTTAAGCAGGAAGAGATCGATTCTATAGCCTTTGCCGGCTATCTGCATGATATAGGGAAAATAGGCATCCGGGATGATATTCTCTTAAAGCCGGGTAAGCTTTTAGCGCAGGAATATGATATTATAAAAAAACATCCGGTTATCGGTGAGAATATAGTTAAACACCTTGGGCTGTTGCCCAAGGAGAAGGCCATTATCCGGCACCACCATGAGAGATGGGATGGCAAAGGATATCCGGACGGACTTAAGGGAGAAGATATACCGTTGCTTTCCCGGATACTGGCGGTGGCGGATGCTTATGATGCCTTGACTTCCAACCGCCCTTATCGTAAGGCCAAAAGCCGGAGCGAGGCTATCCGAATATTGCAAGAGAACAGGTTTATCCAGTTTGATGGTCAGGGTGTAGATATTTTGGTCGGCATTTTGGAGGAGGAGGGCAATACCAAAGAAATTAAAAAGGGATCTAAGCGCCAGCACATGTCAATAGCTTGA